A window of Astyanax mexicanus isolate ESR-SI-001 unplaced genomic scaffold, AstMex3_surface scaffold_47, whole genome shotgun sequence genomic DNA:
gtttatgtgcattaaacaacctgaacGCTCTGTCACTGcacaaaatgtaaatgtacacaaacaattacaattattatcataaataaatacaaaagcagtttgtaatgagctctaTTTGCCATAAGTTTGCCATGATACAATaatttatgcaatccaaatctaaaaACGTACATCTACTGACTGCGTACATGCCTTAAATTagtgcttattttgtatttttaaacttaaatatacattagggcagcacagttcgacaaggtagcacaattcgacagaacaccggcagaTGCTGATGGCACTGTAGCGTGTTCAGCTCCGCTTATCTGGATTGTGCTATATTAATGTGTAGTAAGGAAGAAGCCTATTGTTAATGcgcacacaattaaaaaaatatattaacagaAATTAGGATGATTTTATTTGACAAAAGGCTATATATAACGAAAACAAAGACATTTCATATAACAACTAATGCTTAGCAGCAGCCTTGGGCACCCCCATGCAGTCAGAACGGTACATTCGACTATGAGGTTCATAGCCGAATAAGGGTCCTCTGAATCAAATAGTCGAATCAGCAACTATTGCAGGTCACCCCTATTCTTCATACATGTTTACTTGTGTGGACAAAGTGTTTTGGGGTTGTTTTATCTGATAAATTGGTTTATCAGACTCAAGCTAGCTTTACAGCagtagtagaatgtaaataaaatagtatataaaAGTGAAGTAAATTAGAGCGAGAAGCGGAGCAAGAAGTGGAGCCTTTATTCATAGGCTTGTAACGCCACCTGTGAGTGACATTATGTCATGATTGGATGCAATGGAAAGGGCATACCTTGAAACTGCCTGACTTGTTCCTATAGGGATGGGACATGCTGGTGCCTGACATTCTACTGGCACCTAGTCCAATTCTGGGACATTCTGTACTGTTCAAACTGTTTGAAGGCCTGACAGTGGGGTGTGGTCTCTTCCTACTGGTTGCATGGCCACTGTTGAAATGGTTCTCATTAATAGCCATAATACCAACTGAAGAGCTGATGCCAAGGCCTAGGTtgctactgactggaaggctgatgccggaaccctgctggctactgactggaaggctgatgctggaacccggttggctactgactggaaggctgatgccGGAACCGGGttggctactgactggaaggctgatgctggaaccctgctggctactgactggaaggctgatgctggaaccctgctggctactgactggaaggctgatgctggaacccggttggctactgactggaaggctgatgctggaaccctgctggctactgactggaaggctgatgctggaaccctgctggctactgactggaaggctgatgccGGAACCGGGttggctactgactggaaggctgatgctggaaccctgctggctactgactggaaggctgatgccGGAACCGGGttggctactgactggaaggctgatgctggaaccctgctggctactgactggaaggctgatgctggaacccggttggctactgactggaaggctgatgctggaaccctgctggctactgactggaaggctgatgctggaaccctgctggctactgactggaaggctgatgccGGAACCGGGttggctactgactggaaggctgatgctggaaccctgctggctactgactggaaggctgatgccGGAACCGGGttggctactgactggaaggctgatgctggaaccctgctggctactgactggaaggctgatgctggaaccctgctggctactgactggaaggctgatgctggaaccctgctggctactgactggaaggctgatgccGGAACCGGGttggctactgactggaaggctgatgctggaaccctgctggctactgactggaaggctgatgctggaaccctgctggctactgactggaaggctgatgctggaaccctgctggctactgactggaaggctgatgctggaactctgctggctactgactggaaggctgatgctggaacccggttggctactgactggaaggctgatgctggaaccctgctggctactgactggaaggctgatgctggaaccctgctggctactgactggaaggctgatgctggaaccctGTTGGCTACT
This region includes:
- the LOC125796833 gene encoding protein FAM186A-like; translation: MPNAGTTKRKCIGCPELLGNAKKKCPSCMAIQPNKAKLKAKRTKFNEVKEEWVEKTKKHCNITRVMDGAHLLVDKLCVLGFYPLLFYGQKVKGRNRYQAHIIIPEKVKEAFCGHAVFTTMKSLYEKLLKVYTETNENVTVSGVEQDPCAAANNLQVCENESVIDMASSQPGSSISLPASSQPGSSISLPVSSQPGSGISLPVSSQPGSGISLPVSSQQGSSISLPVSSQPGSSISLPVSSQQGSSISHPVSSQQGSSISLPVSSQQGSSISLPVSSQQGSSISLPVSSQPGSSISLPVSSQQSSSISLPVSSQQGSSISLPVSSQQGSSISLPVSSQQGSSISLPVSSQPGSGISLPVSSQQGSSISLPVSSQQGSSISLPVSSQQGSSISLPVSSQPGSGISLPVSSQQGSSISLPVSSQPGSGISLPVSSQQGSSISLPVSSQQGSSISLPVSSQPGSSISLPVSSQQGSSISLPVSSQPGSGISLPVSSQQGSSISLPVSSQPGSGISLPVSSQQGSSISLPVSSQQGSSISLPVSSQPGSSISLPVSSQQGSSISLPVSSQQGSSISLPVSSQPGSGISLPVSSQPGSSISLPVSSQQGSGISLPVSSNLGLGISSSVGIMAINENHFNSGHATSRKRPHPTVRPSNSLNSTECPRIGLGASRMSGTSMSHPYRNKSGSFKLSKQELMSSIPAQDEKQHPSDNSDRCRKHVPNNKRKKNQEECTIHLNADTYPYEKIIRR